The Haematobia irritans isolate KBUSLIRL chromosome 1, ASM5000362v1, whole genome shotgun sequence DNA segment caaaataaaattgccaATCCAAAATGGCCAACATATGTTACAGACATGTATACCAACATAACAGAAAAAAACCGTGAAAATAGAACATACTTAACTCACGAAATTCAAAAATAACGGTTTTTTATCATATCTCGTACAAAGTTACTAATACTTCCATTGTAaccggaattttaaattttaaacgtttgaagaaaaaaattggtttttacATATTCGtactagcaaaaaaaaattaacactaaTCTAACAATAATCTATTTCAGAATATCGAAACATTATTACTGATGCGACGCTTTTTTATAAGTCGTCTTATATCCGATTCGAAAATCCTACAAACCTATATCTTTATGATAAGCAGCGCAATAATATTACAAGGTAAACTTCTGTACAACACCAAAGGATTTTGGCTAATGGAAGCAAATCCAAAGCCAGCGGAAAACGAAAATCAAGAGTGCTACAAATGTGAACTACATCCAAAGGCCAGCTGTAAGCAATATGTTTTTGAAGGagtgagaaaatattttctattaggaCTTACATTAGACTTGGTAAAGTCTATGATGAGTAAAGTGAATACAGTACAAAATCAATCCAAACTTATgggaaaagtgaaaaatttccGTATACGTTCCACGGCCTTACTAACTGCCAATATTGGTATCTATAGGGTGAGTTAAGATTTATAATAATTAACATTGTTAAAAGAAATAATgcattattttatgttttgttaCAGTCCGTCCACTGTTTTCTCAATCGATATATGCCCCAAAATAATTCCCTGAATCATCTTATGTCCGCATTTTTGGCTGGATTCTGCTATAATTTCTATCCACAAACACAATTATTCACATTTGCCCTGGTGCATGCATTACGTACCTTATGGACCATCATacgaatagaaaatattgattcCAAGAATGGATTCTTGCAGTGGTTGCTGCAAGCCCCTATGGGTCGAGCACTGTTTCCCTTTAGTGTGGCTCATATGGTGCATATAGACTGTCTTAAGTCTGAATATTCTAGTGGATTAGGCTCTGCAATTACAAATGCCATTACTAACAAATAGTAAGTACTAATTCACTATACAGGCTGGTTATAAACACTTCAAATAAGTTAACAACCCTGTTCAGTGTTAAATATACTGATATTTTATATCaaaagggctgttttcttttagcactggataccctaagccgtgaaggactaaaagaaaacagagtactcgtttatccaggacaactCCAAaattatgcaacactgtcatcagctgttcaaaaacaatcacagaaaagaagtgaaatcttgcatttttaatgtatgaaatgctccaattagtaataaatatttactgctgcgattatttatgacactgtgccactttgaatttcatgtttttcgataaattagtcacaataaatttctattgtgagtcgatgaagcgtcactttatcaaaacacaatctggcaagaCCGGCGCGacatgcactgatgagatgttccggatagaacaccagtgcaacgatgttctggatagcccatacaaatgttgtatccagtgcaaaaagaaaacagccctaaagaAATAAGTAGCACAAAAATAAGTAGCACATGAGAAAGTTTtttaaacagttttttttttttgttcattttacgTTCACCCTGTTTgctcctttgaattcttttctgcccattAAAATGATAGAAATtgtttatggtgttttcttttctgaaaaaagtgctttgccttcattttgtctgtacagaatgcgcatttttaaaatgttaccagaaacctaaaaaaatgttatcatttcagcgggcagaaaagaattcaaagaaggaaacagggcaatcgcagcactctcgtttgttggcagtgctgaaaatgcccgtaa contains these protein-coding regions:
- the LOC142219932 gene encoding uncharacterized protein LOC142219932 — translated: MAGFSKFFEEHVKHQSCQSLGLHQDSCLVNYFKDLLRYALSNLKYFAPVCLLPIVINWHSLSKKKIRQYLEYYLHCSSMGAFIGYIINALICLLRKGHFGIYNFVFVPSLFGAASLHFLGSDRVIQLFETSIFQCNIETLLLMRRFFISRLISDSKILQTYIFMISSAIILQGKLLYNTKGFWLMEANPKPAENENQECYKCELHPKASCKQYVFEGVRKYFLLGLTLDLVKSMMSKVNTVQNQSKLMGKVKNFRIRSTALLTANIGIYRSVHCFLNRYMPQNNSLNHLMSAFLAGFCYNFYPQTQLFTFALVHALRTLWTIIRIENIDSKNGFLQWLLQAPMGRALFPFSVAHMVHIDCLKSEYSSGLGSAITNAITNKYPVTIRRQMELLKKQVGRM